A region of Paenibacillus sp. JNUCC-31 DNA encodes the following proteins:
- a CDS encoding PhzF family phenazine biosynthesis protein encodes MDIEVSTLHAFSDNPLGGNPAGVVLQAEHLSDSQMQEIAKQVGFSETAFVMPSDQADFKVRYFTPSDEVDLCGHATIALFYLMKAQHIVGAGLYTLETLAGILEVVVHNNGEVYLSQALPEFGEIVDRQNIADSLGIPTHDLHAELPVQIVSTGLPDILIAVKHVDVLAKIVPDFQLITGICKAHHVIGYHVFALEPDAENTLAECRNFAPLYDIPEESATGTSNGALLCYLQKYQQLPTPHDQTYTIKQGYTMNRPSEILARLTLGSSNEVTQIQVGGVAVQIENIQIQLP; translated from the coding sequence GTGGACATTGAAGTAAGTACGTTACATGCATTTTCGGACAATCCTCTTGGTGGAAACCCCGCAGGAGTTGTTTTACAAGCAGAACACTTATCCGACTCCCAGATGCAGGAGATTGCTAAACAAGTCGGATTTTCAGAGACGGCATTTGTTATGCCATCGGATCAGGCTGATTTCAAAGTTCGTTACTTCACCCCTAGTGATGAAGTTGATCTATGTGGACATGCAACGATTGCCTTGTTTTATTTAATGAAAGCACAGCATATCGTCGGGGCTGGTCTATACACACTGGAGACATTGGCTGGAATACTTGAAGTGGTTGTCCATAACAATGGTGAAGTCTATCTGTCTCAGGCGCTACCGGAGTTTGGAGAGATCGTGGACCGACAAAACATTGCAGATTCTCTGGGTATTCCTACACATGATTTACACGCCGAATTACCTGTACAGATCGTATCTACCGGACTACCCGATATCTTGATAGCCGTTAAACATGTTGATGTTCTGGCAAAAATCGTTCCTGACTTCCAGCTTATCACTGGAATATGCAAGGCTCATCATGTCATAGGTTATCACGTGTTTGCATTAGAACCAGATGCAGAGAACACTCTGGCAGAATGTCGTAATTTTGCACCGCTTTATGATATACCGGAAGAGAGTGCGACAGGTACATCCAATGGGGCATTGCTATGTTACCTGCAAAAGTATCAGCAACTTCCAACTCCTCATGATCAGACTTATACGATTAAACAAGGATATACCATGAACCGGCCCTCAGAGATCCTAGCCAGATTAACTCTGGGCAGTTCCAATGAAGTCACACAGATTCAGGTCGGCGGTGTCGCAGTTCAGATAGAAAACATCCAAATCCAACTCCCTTAA